A portion of the Calothrix sp. 336/3 genome contains these proteins:
- a CDS encoding carotenoid oxygenase family protein: MSTSTKTSTPKSYTLQDWQGGYESLKQEFDYWIEDIEGEIPPELNGTLFRNGPGLLDINGQKIHHPFDGDGMISRITFTQGKAHFRNRFVETEGYLAEKAAGKILYRGAFGTQKPGGVFSNFLDIKNKNIANTNVIYWGGKLLALWEGAEPHLLDATTLKTLGKEYFQGTLQSGDAFSAHPRIDPYSNLDNGQPCLVNFSIKPGLSTKINIFELDISGNIIRRNSHIVPGFAFLHDFAITPNYCIFFQNPVKFNPLPFLMGMRGAGECVKFQANQPTQIIIIPRNPQSGKVEVLETNSGFIFHHGNAFEQGDEIIIDSIAYASFPEVQANTDFRQTDFTKVPPGQLWRFSLNLRQQSVNRELLLERSCEFPSLHPERVGQNYRYLYIGIADTATGNAPLQAYVKLDVQQGTQQIWSAAPRGFVSEPIFVPRQNSTGEDDGWLLGVVYDAAQSRSDIVILDARDISKGTVAKLHLKHHIPYGLHGSFTKEVFVK; this comes from the coding sequence ATGTCAACTTCCACAAAAACATCTACACCAAAATCCTACACCCTCCAAGATTGGCAAGGTGGCTACGAATCCCTCAAACAGGAATTTGATTATTGGATAGAAGATATAGAAGGAGAAATTCCCCCAGAATTAAATGGAACTCTCTTTCGCAATGGTCCCGGATTACTAGATATTAATGGACAGAAAATTCACCACCCCTTTGATGGTGATGGGATGATTTCTCGGATTACCTTCACCCAAGGAAAAGCCCATTTTCGGAATCGATTTGTCGAAACAGAAGGATACTTAGCCGAAAAAGCTGCGGGAAAAATTCTTTATCGGGGAGCATTCGGTACACAGAAACCTGGTGGTGTATTTAGCAATTTCCTAGATATTAAAAACAAAAATATCGCCAACACCAATGTCATTTACTGGGGCGGTAAATTGCTGGCATTATGGGAAGGTGCAGAACCCCATTTATTAGATGCAACAACCCTAAAAACCCTAGGGAAAGAATATTTTCAGGGAACTTTACAATCTGGAGATGCATTTTCTGCCCATCCTCGGATTGACCCCTATAGTAATTTAGATAATGGTCAACCCTGTCTAGTTAACTTTTCTATCAAACCTGGATTATCTACCAAAATTAATATTTTTGAGTTAGATATTTCTGGAAATATCATCAGACGGAATTCCCACATTGTTCCGGGGTTTGCTTTCCTTCACGATTTTGCAATTACTCCCAATTACTGTATTTTCTTCCAGAATCCAGTGAAATTTAATCCCTTACCTTTCCTGATGGGAATGCGTGGTGCGGGAGAATGTGTCAAATTTCAAGCAAATCAACCAACCCAGATAATTATTATTCCGAGAAATCCCCAATCTGGGAAAGTAGAAGTATTAGAAACTAATTCTGGTTTTATCTTCCACCACGGTAACGCCTTTGAACAAGGGGATGAAATTATCATCGATTCTATTGCCTATGCATCCTTCCCAGAAGTTCAAGCCAACACTGATTTTCGTCAAACTGATTTTACCAAAGTACCACCGGGGCAACTGTGGCGTTTTTCTTTAAATCTGCGTCAGCAATCCGTGAACCGAGAATTATTGCTAGAACGTTCTTGTGAGTTTCCCTCATTACATCCTGAGCGAGTCGGACAGAATTACCGTTATTTATACATAGGTATAGCTGATACTGCCACAGGCAACGCACCTTTGCAAGCCTATGTCAAACTGGATGTGCAGCAGGGTACTCAACAAATTTGGAGTGCAGCACCCCGTGGATTTGTGAGTGAACCCATTTTCGTTCCTCGTCAAAACTCCACAGGTGAGGATGATGGTTGGTTGTTGGGTGTAGTGTATGATGCAGCTCAGAGTCGCTCAGATATTGTGATTTTAGATGCCAGAGATATCAGTAAAGGTACGGTGGCAAAACTGCATCTCAAACATCACATACCCTACGGTTTACATGGAAGTTTTACAAAAGAGGTGTTTGTGAAGTAA
- a CDS encoding folate/biopterin family MFS transporter: MLIDSSGLSKVKDSVKEKVLFGNEPSAELIAILSVYFVQGILGLARLAVSFFLKDELGLTPVQVSAMMGVVALPWIIKPLFGFISDGFPILGYRRRPYLILSGILGTISWVSLATIVHTPLAATGAIALGSLSVAVSDVIVDSLVVERARSESQADAGSLQSLTWGTSSLGGLITAYFSGMLLQHFTTSTIFWITASFPLIVSSVAWFIAESPIKRDSSTPKYSQFTSIKSQITQLRQAITQKAIWLPTAFVFLWQATPTADSAFFFFTTNELHFEPEFLGRVRLVTSIASLIGIWIFQRFLKSVSFRAIFGWSTVISAALGMTMLLLVTHANRALGIDDHWFSLGDSLILTVMGQIAYMPVLVLAARLCPPGVEATLFALLMSISNLAGLVSYEFGAMIMHWLNITETNFQQLWLLVIITNLSTLLPLPFLNWLPTNDSPTLSLVKQATEKEEESILSA; the protein is encoded by the coding sequence ATGCTGATTGACTCCTCTGGCTTGTCCAAGGTTAAAGACTCAGTAAAAGAGAAAGTATTGTTTGGTAACGAACCGAGTGCGGAATTAATCGCCATTCTCAGCGTTTATTTTGTCCAAGGGATTCTCGGTTTAGCACGGTTAGCCGTCAGTTTCTTTCTCAAAGACGAGTTAGGACTAACTCCGGTACAAGTTTCAGCGATGATGGGTGTTGTTGCCCTACCGTGGATTATTAAACCCCTATTTGGCTTTATTTCCGACGGTTTTCCCATCCTGGGCTATCGTCGTCGTCCCTACCTAATTTTATCGGGAATTCTAGGGACAATATCCTGGGTGAGTTTAGCAACAATTGTACACACACCCCTAGCTGCCACAGGAGCGATCGCCCTCGGTTCTTTAAGCGTTGCTGTCAGTGATGTCATCGTCGATTCCCTAGTAGTTGAACGCGCAAGAAGTGAATCCCAAGCAGACGCGGGTTCTCTCCAGTCACTCACCTGGGGAACCTCATCCCTCGGAGGCTTAATCACAGCTTATTTCAGTGGAATGCTGCTACAACACTTCACCACCAGCACTATCTTCTGGATTACCGCTTCCTTCCCCCTCATCGTCTCATCTGTTGCTTGGTTTATTGCTGAATCTCCCATCAAACGAGACTCCAGCACCCCCAAATATTCCCAATTTACCTCCATCAAGAGCCAAATCACCCAACTGCGTCAAGCAATTACCCAAAAAGCAATTTGGTTACCCACAGCATTTGTTTTTCTGTGGCAAGCTACACCCACCGCAGACTCAGCTTTTTTCTTCTTTACCACTAACGAACTCCATTTTGAACCGGAGTTTCTCGGTAGAGTACGTTTAGTCACCAGTATTGCCTCCCTAATTGGTATTTGGATATTCCAGCGTTTTCTGAAATCTGTTTCCTTTCGGGCGATCTTTGGCTGGAGTACAGTAATTTCCGCAGCATTAGGGATGACAATGTTACTTTTAGTCACCCATGCTAACCGTGCCCTTGGTATTGATGACCACTGGTTTAGTCTCGGTGATAGTCTCATTCTCACCGTGATGGGGCAAATTGCCTATATGCCAGTACTTGTACTTGCGGCAAGACTTTGCCCTCCTGGAGTTGAAGCGACTTTATTTGCTTTATTAATGTCTATTTCAAATCTTGCAGGGTTAGTTTCCTACGAATTTGGTGCAATGATTATGCACTGGTTAAATATTACCGAAACCAACTTTCAGCAACTTTGGCTATTAGTCATCATCACCAATCTCAGCACCCTACTACCATTACCATTTTTGAATTGGCTACCAACTAATGATTCCCCAACACTTTCACTAGTCAAACAGGCAACTGAGAAGGAAGAAGAAAGCATACTTTCTGCTTAA
- a CDS encoding response regulator, which yields MDAKRKIIFLVEDNKADIRLIQEVLKNSIIPHEVIIVRDGMDAMAYLRQEGEYVGAIRPDLILLDLNLPKKDGREVLAEIKSDPKLKRIPVVVLTTSHNEDDIFHSYDLHVNCYITKSRNLNQLFQIVKGIEDFWLSTVTLPSE from the coding sequence ATGGACGCAAAACGCAAAATCATCTTTTTGGTAGAGGATAATAAAGCGGATATTCGTCTGATTCAAGAAGTTCTGAAAAATAGTATCATTCCCCATGAGGTGATAATTGTCAGAGATGGGATGGATGCTATGGCATATTTACGTCAGGAAGGTGAATATGTTGGTGCAATCCGTCCCGACTTGATTCTTTTGGATTTGAATCTACCGAAAAAAGATGGTAGGGAAGTGCTAGCAGAAATAAAAAGTGACCCCAAACTGAAGCGAATTCCTGTAGTTGTGCTCACAACTTCTCATAATGAGGATGATATTTTTCACAGCTACGATTTACACGTCAACTGCTACATTACCAAGTCGAGAAATCTCAATCAACTATTTCAAATAGTTAAAGGGATTGAAGACTTTTGGTTATCAACTGTCACCCTACCATCGGAATAA
- a CDS encoding ATP-binding protein, protein MVMDFHTQAIDLTSLKEPTIHLAGQIQPHGILLVLTEPELEIIQVSSNISTIFGRSSQEILSQKLEDLLDPFQIERIKTGLAQNSLDFINPTKIWARGKGEDYVVFDAIFHRNRDGLLILELEPAITHENIPFLSFYHLARASINQLEATSNLHDFCQIIVQEVRKVTGFDRVMLYKFDDDGHGSVIAEEKIDNLESYLGLHYPESDIPKPARKLFISNWIRLIPDTHSQPVTIFPTINPVNQRPLDLTNSILRSPYSCHTDYLHNMGVGASLTISLIKDGKLWGLIACHHQTPKYVSYELRKACEFLGRVIFSELSVKEETEDYDYRMQLNYIQSRLIEYMSQDENFIEGLIKHQPNLLDLVSAKGAAIYFGGQYTLIGDTPKEEDLNFLLQWLKNHVAEEIFYTDSLTQIYPDAEKFKQVGSGLLAIPISQRNYVLWFRPEVIQTVNWGGNPQEAFTVNQSHGETSLCPRKSFELWKQTVSLTSLPWKSVEVKAALELRKAIVNIVLRQADELAQLAHDLERSNAELKKFAYVASHDLQEPLNQVANYVQLLEMRYHEALDEDAKEFIDFAVEGVSLMQTLIDDVLAYSKVDVQGVEFQLTEVDSALERALGNLRGRIAESNAVITHDGLPTILADSTQLMQLFQNLLGNAIKFRSHQAPKIHIGAERLEDEWLFSVQDNGIGIDPRFSDRIFVIFQRLHTREEYPGTGMGLAICKKIVECHRGKIWVESQVGEGATFYFTVPVGGRDRERRNGRKTQNHLFGRG, encoded by the coding sequence ATGGTTATGGATTTCCATACGCAAGCAATCGATTTGACTAGTTTAAAAGAACCAACAATTCATCTAGCTGGTCAAATTCAACCCCATGGCATCCTTTTAGTTTTAACAGAACCAGAATTAGAGATAATTCAAGTTAGTAGTAATATTTCTACAATATTCGGGCGTTCTTCTCAGGAGATATTATCCCAAAAACTAGAAGATTTACTAGACCCTTTTCAAATTGAAAGAATTAAAACTGGACTAGCCCAAAACAGCCTCGATTTTATTAATCCGACCAAGATTTGGGCAAGGGGAAAAGGTGAAGATTATGTTGTCTTCGATGCTATATTTCATCGGAATCGGGATGGCTTGCTGATTTTAGAATTGGAACCAGCTATCACTCATGAAAATATTCCATTTCTCAGCTTTTATCACTTAGCAAGGGCATCTATTAATCAACTAGAAGCAACATCAAACTTACATGATTTCTGTCAAATTATTGTCCAAGAAGTCCGGAAAGTGACTGGATTTGATCGGGTGATGCTGTATAAGTTTGATGATGATGGACATGGGTCTGTTATTGCTGAAGAAAAAATAGACAATTTAGAATCATACTTAGGTTTACACTATCCCGAATCAGATATTCCTAAGCCAGCTCGCAAATTATTTATCTCTAATTGGATTCGTCTAATTCCTGATACCCATAGTCAACCTGTCACTATCTTTCCCACAATTAATCCTGTTAATCAACGTCCCCTTGATTTAACCAATTCTATTCTCAGAAGCCCCTACTCTTGTCATACTGATTATTTACATAATATGGGTGTGGGTGCATCTTTAACAATTTCCTTAATTAAGGATGGTAAACTCTGGGGATTAATCGCTTGTCACCACCAAACACCAAAATATGTTTCCTACGAATTACGCAAAGCTTGTGAGTTCCTAGGGAGAGTAATTTTTTCGGAACTTTCTGTCAAGGAAGAAACAGAAGATTACGACTATCGAATGCAGCTTAATTATATTCAGTCACGGTTGATTGAATATATGTCCCAAGATGAAAACTTTATTGAGGGGTTAATTAAACATCAACCGAATCTTCTGGATTTAGTCAGCGCTAAAGGAGCAGCAATTTACTTTGGTGGTCAGTATACCCTGATTGGAGATACCCCAAAGGAAGAGGATTTAAATTTCTTGCTACAGTGGCTGAAAAATCATGTGGCAGAAGAGATATTCTATACTGATTCTTTAACACAAATTTATCCAGATGCGGAAAAATTTAAACAGGTTGGGAGTGGTTTGCTTGCAATTCCGATTTCCCAGCGCAATTATGTCCTATGGTTCCGTCCAGAGGTAATTCAAACTGTGAATTGGGGTGGTAATCCCCAGGAAGCATTTACAGTTAATCAGTCCCATGGTGAGACTAGTTTATGTCCTCGGAAATCCTTTGAATTATGGAAGCAAACAGTGAGTTTAACTTCCTTACCCTGGAAGTCTGTTGAAGTGAAAGCAGCATTAGAATTACGCAAAGCAATTGTGAATATTGTATTGCGACAAGCTGACGAATTAGCTCAATTAGCCCATGATTTAGAACGTTCTAATGCGGAATTGAAAAAATTTGCCTATGTTGCTTCCCATGATTTACAGGAACCTTTAAACCAGGTAGCAAACTATGTGCAATTACTGGAAATGCGATATCATGAAGCCTTAGATGAAGATGCCAAGGAATTCATTGATTTTGCTGTGGAAGGTGTGAGCTTGATGCAAACACTAATTGATGATGTCCTGGCATATTCTAAGGTAGATGTCCAAGGAGTTGAGTTCCAATTAACTGAAGTTGATTCTGCTTTAGAACGTGCTTTAGGGAATTTGCGGGGACGAATAGCTGAAAGTAATGCAGTCATTACCCATGATGGATTACCAACTATTCTGGCTGATAGTACACAGTTAATGCAGCTGTTCCAGAATTTACTAGGAAATGCGATTAAATTCCGTAGTCATCAAGCACCCAAAATTCACATTGGTGCAGAAAGATTAGAGGATGAATGGTTATTTTCTGTTCAGGATAACGGTATTGGTATCGATCCTCGGTTTAGCGATCGCATATTTGTTATTTTCCAGCGTCTCCATACCCGTGAAGAATACCCCGGAACCGGAATGGGTTTAGCTATATGCAAGAAAATTGTCGAATGTCACCGAGGAAAAATTTGGGTAGAGTCACAGGTAGGAGAAGGTGCTACATTCTACTTTACGGTTCCAGTCGGAGGACGCGATCGTGAGCGCAGAAATGGACGCAAAACGCAAAATCATCTTTTTGGTAGAGGATAA
- a CDS encoding hybrid sensor histidine kinase/response regulator, which produces MVSECSVKILLIEDNLAEARLLQEFLKQTKFSIFNLVHVQRLGDAFQQLHQYDFDVILLDLTLPDSEGLASLKPIFSLAPSIPVVVLTNNNDELALEAVRQGAQDYLVKRQVNPEILVRSLRYAIERKQTLESLRAVNHSLETRVEERTAELVKAQEINQFKSEFVSMLSHDIRNPLNTILLAAGLLQNNYEQLPKEKQLNHFKLIRSAVKNMAQLLDEASFIGKTDIDKFQCQLIALNLQEFCQQLIQELRLSIEEKRLRLIFTTQGEMNLGLWDENLLRHILSNLLANAIKYSPDDSQIHFSICSEENYVIFHVQDWGMGIPEADISTIFQPFHRASNVGRIPGSGLGLAIVKKCVEVCQGKIIVESQENQGTTFTVTLPVIED; this is translated from the coding sequence ATGGTTAGCGAATGCTCAGTGAAAATCTTGTTAATTGAAGACAATCTTGCCGAAGCTCGATTGTTACAAGAATTTCTCAAGCAAACCAAGTTTAGTATCTTTAACTTAGTTCATGTTCAACGGTTAGGAGATGCATTTCAGCAACTACATCAATATGATTTTGATGTCATCCTGTTGGATTTAACTCTTCCCGATAGTGAAGGGTTAGCATCTCTCAAACCTATTTTTTCCCTGGCTCCAAGTATTCCCGTCGTCGTTTTAACTAATAATAATGATGAACTAGCACTGGAAGCAGTACGTCAAGGAGCGCAGGATTATCTGGTGAAACGACAGGTAAACCCCGAAATCTTAGTGCGATCGCTACGTTATGCAATCGAAAGGAAACAAACCCTAGAAAGCTTACGTGCAGTGAATCATAGCTTGGAAACACGGGTTGAGGAAAGAACTGCGGAATTAGTCAAAGCACAGGAAATCAATCAATTTAAATCAGAATTTGTTTCCATGCTTTCCCATGATATTCGTAACCCATTAAATACAATTTTACTCGCTGCTGGTTTATTACAGAATAACTATGAGCAATTACCCAAGGAAAAACAACTTAATCACTTTAAATTAATCCGCTCTGCCGTCAAAAATATGGCACAATTATTAGACGAGGCTTCATTTATTGGCAAAACAGATATAGATAAGTTTCAATGCCAGTTAATTGCTTTAAATCTCCAAGAATTCTGTCAACAGTTAATTCAAGAACTGAGACTCAGTATAGAAGAGAAACGTCTACGTCTGATATTTACTACCCAAGGTGAGATGAATCTGGGTTTGTGGGATGAAAACTTACTACGACATATTCTTAGTAATTTACTCGCAAATGCCATTAAATATTCCCCCGATGACAGTCAAATTCATTTCAGTATTTGTTCTGAAGAGAACTATGTAATTTTTCACGTTCAGGATTGGGGAATGGGAATTCCGGAAGCAGATATATCCACCATCTTCCAACCTTTTCACCGTGCTAGTAATGTGGGGAGAATTCCTGGTAGTGGTTTAGGACTAGCAATTGTGAAAAAATGTGTGGAAGTCTGTCAAGGAAAAATTATCGTAGAGAGTCAGGAAAATCAAGGCACAACTTTCACTGTCACCCTACCAGTGATTGAGGATTAA
- the cobO gene encoding cob(I)yrinic acid a,c-diamide adenosyltransferase, producing MQNDQVGNNVRSSTNAALNDQQYRQKMQRRKEVQDQRIAEAVPEKGLIVVHTGNGKGKTTAALGMVLRSLGHGYKVAIVQFIKGAWEPSEKRVFSLWEDQLVFHAMGEGFTWETQDRDRDIEKAQAAWQRSLEYIQNPEYKLVLLDEVNIALKLGYLEVEDILDGLAKKPQDNHVILTGRGAPHQLIQQADLVTEMTLVKHPFRDQGVKAQPGIEY from the coding sequence ATGCAAAATGATCAAGTTGGGAATAATGTCCGCTCATCCACAAATGCTGCTTTGAATGATCAGCAGTATCGCCAAAAAATGCAGCGTCGCAAGGAAGTCCAAGACCAACGGATTGCCGAAGCAGTGCCAGAAAAGGGTTTGATTGTGGTGCATACTGGCAATGGGAAGGGTAAAACTACCGCCGCATTAGGGATGGTGTTGCGATCGCTAGGTCATGGTTATAAGGTGGCGATCGTGCAATTTATCAAAGGTGCGTGGGAACCTTCGGAAAAACGGGTGTTCAGTTTGTGGGAAGATCAGTTAGTTTTTCATGCGATGGGGGAAGGTTTTACCTGGGAAACCCAAGATCGCGATCGCGATATCGAAAAAGCTCAAGCTGCTTGGCAACGCAGTTTAGAATATATCCAAAATCCAGAATATAAATTAGTTTTGTTGGATGAGGTGAATATTGCGTTAAAACTGGGCTATTTGGAAGTTGAAGATATTCTCGATGGTTTGGCGAAAAAACCTCAGGATAATCATGTGATTTTGACAGGTAGAGGCGCACCCCATCAACTTATCCAACAAGCTGATTTAGTTACAGAAATGACTTTAGTTAAACATCCTTTCCGTGATCAAGGGGTAAAAGCACAACCGGGAATTGAATATTAA
- a CDS encoding Glu/Leu/Phe/Val dehydrogenase, protein MIASSLPSWETASPAHICPFDQACSYLEQAGKELKLDAGILEVLSHPHKVVTVSIPMKRDNGEIQVLAGHRVQHCDVLGPYKGGIRYHPAVTLREVSALAMLMTWKCALLGIPYGGAKGGIAIDPKKYSVGELERITRRYTSELIKDIGPSVDIPAPDMGTSAREMAWMMDTYSVNVGHAVPGVVTGKPLSIGGSRGREMATGRGVMITVREALADMGKSLQGVRVAIQGFGNVGSAAAILLHQAGAKIIAVSTGGGGVYDDYGLDIPALKAYTAQNHRSVVGFSPGVAISNAELLTLPCDVLIPAALENQITEENVKEVQARIIAEAANGPVTLAANQYLESQNITVLPDILANAGGVVVSYLEWVQGLSYVFWDEERVNREMEQLMVQAYRQVMQESKTRGIPIRLAAYSLGVGRVAQAWSDRGLYP, encoded by the coding sequence ATGATAGCCAGTTCTCTCCCATCCTGGGAAACAGCCTCTCCAGCACATATTTGCCCCTTTGACCAAGCTTGTAGTTATCTAGAACAGGCAGGAAAGGAGTTAAAGTTAGATGCAGGTATCTTGGAAGTATTGAGTCACCCTCACAAAGTTGTCACCGTATCTATCCCTATGAAACGGGATAACGGAGAAATTCAAGTTTTGGCAGGACATAGGGTACAACATTGTGATGTTTTGGGACCTTATAAAGGTGGTATCCGTTACCATCCGGCGGTGACATTACGGGAAGTATCGGCTTTGGCAATGCTGATGACTTGGAAATGTGCCCTACTGGGTATCCCCTACGGAGGGGCAAAGGGTGGTATTGCAATTGACCCGAAAAAATACAGTGTGGGGGAATTAGAAAGAATTACTCGACGCTATACCAGTGAGTTAATTAAAGATATTGGACCAAGTGTAGATATACCTGCACCAGATATGGGGACATCGGCGCGGGAAATGGCATGGATGATGGATACTTATTCTGTGAATGTTGGTCATGCGGTTCCTGGTGTGGTGACAGGGAAACCCTTGTCTATCGGTGGTTCCCGTGGTCGGGAAATGGCAACGGGGCGGGGGGTAATGATTACCGTGCGCGAAGCATTGGCAGATATGGGTAAATCCTTGCAGGGTGTGCGGGTAGCAATTCAAGGATTTGGGAATGTCGGTAGTGCGGCTGCGATTTTATTACACCAAGCTGGAGCAAAAATTATTGCTGTTTCTACTGGTGGAGGAGGTGTATATGATGATTATGGCTTGGATATTCCAGCCTTAAAAGCCTATACTGCCCAAAATCATCGGAGTGTTGTCGGTTTTTCCCCAGGGGTTGCTATCAGTAATGCAGAGTTATTAACTTTACCATGTGATGTATTGATTCCCGCAGCTCTGGAAAATCAAATTACAGAAGAAAATGTCAAGGAAGTACAGGCGAGAATCATTGCAGAAGCGGCAAATGGTCCAGTAACTTTGGCTGCTAATCAATACTTAGAGTCACAAAATATCACAGTTTTACCGGATATTCTGGCAAATGCTGGGGGTGTGGTGGTGAGTTATTTGGAATGGGTGCAAGGTCTTTCCTACGTATTTTGGGATGAGGAAAGGGTAAATCGAGAAATGGAGCAGTTAATGGTGCAAGCCTACAGGCAAGTTATGCAAGAATCAAAGACAAGGGGTATCCCCATTCGTTTAGCAGCTTATAGTTTAGGTGTGGGTAGAGTTGCTCAAGCTTGGAGCGATCGCGGTTTATATCCTTGA